In Treponema vincentii, a single window of DNA contains:
- a CDS encoding amidohydrolase family protein produces MKKTLITGGTLVTENDTFKADIAITGSKITGIGHFNPVDFDVVYEVPGCYVMPGLIDAHTHLELQQSPQYRAVDDFYTGTVAAACGGTTSVIDHISFGPAGCNLHYSIDRYHELAKKAVIDYSFHGVIQHVDDAILQELSGIIKNEGITSFKAYTTYGFKIDDTGFYRLLQTVKEAGGILTVHSENDSLINYLRSKFVKENKMLPIYHARSRPNETEAEAVSRLIHFSEMVKDAPLYIVHLSTGEALISVVEGRQHVNRLFVETCTQYLTLSEEKYGNENGSPDDPENIEGLKYIMAPPPAQKAGYRSALDRSCKR; encoded by the coding sequence GTGAAAAAGACATTGATAACGGGCGGTACGCTCGTAACCGAAAATGATACATTTAAGGCGGATATTGCAATAACCGGCAGCAAGATAACCGGAATCGGGCATTTTAATCCCGTCGATTTTGATGTCGTGTATGAAGTTCCCGGCTGTTATGTCATGCCGGGGCTGATTGATGCTCATACACATCTTGAGTTGCAGCAGTCTCCGCAGTACCGCGCCGTCGATGACTTTTACACCGGCACCGTTGCAGCAGCCTGCGGCGGCACGACCTCCGTTATCGACCATATCTCTTTCGGCCCCGCCGGATGCAACTTGCATTATTCCATAGACCGATACCATGAGCTTGCAAAAAAAGCGGTTATCGACTACAGCTTTCACGGTGTTATTCAGCATGTGGATGATGCAATTTTGCAGGAGCTATCCGGCATCATTAAAAATGAAGGTATTACGAGCTTTAAGGCTTATACGACCTACGGATTTAAAATTGACGATACGGGCTTTTACCGCTTGCTGCAAACCGTGAAAGAAGCGGGCGGCATTTTAACCGTGCATTCGGAAAACGATTCGCTTATCAATTATCTCCGGTCAAAATTTGTAAAAGAAAATAAAATGCTGCCTATTTACCATGCGCGCAGTCGGCCTAACGAAACGGAAGCCGAGGCTGTTTCCCGCCTTATTCATTTTTCGGAAATGGTAAAGGATGCGCCGCTGTACATTGTACACCTTTCTACGGGAGAGGCGCTTATCAGCGTGGTAGAGGGACGGCAGCACGTTAATCGGCTGTTTGTAGAAACCTGTACGCAGTATCTGACGCTTTCGGAAGAAAAATACGGAAATGAGAACGGCAGTCCCGATGATCCTGAAAATATCGAAGGGCTGAAATATATCATGGCGCCGCCCCCTGCGCAGAAAGCAGGATATAGAAGCGCTCTGGATCGGTCTTGCAAACGGTGA
- a CDS encoding serine dehydratase subunit alpha family protein: MELTDFDCNQFIAILQEELVPALGCTEPIAIAYAGAHARALLGKIPDRVCIKSSGNIIKNVKSVTVPNSGNMKGIPAAAAIGIIGGNPDKGLEVLADITEADIARTKEFLEKVPCKVSLLDTVASLHFIVEVFAGADSASVEIIHQHTNIVHTTKNGKDVLSVPFDPASANAALTDRLGLSVKKILEFADTINLDRVRPILERQIDYNTRIAQEGLEHRYGINAGANLLKAAETEQAVTLKIRAQAAAAAGSDARMSGCTLPVVTNSGSGNQGLTASLPVIVFAEEKKLPHDKLLRGLLVSNLIAIHQKTRIGRLSAYCGAVSAACGSGAAVTYLSGGSYEQVCETITNTLAVVSGIVCDGAKPSCASKIATSVDAALNAHYLAMQNRVFEPGEGIVKGDIEKTIAGVGAVAADGMRETDKVILRIMVDDD; the protein is encoded by the coding sequence ATGGAACTTACGGACTTTGACTGTAATCAATTCATTGCGATCCTTCAAGAAGAGCTGGTTCCTGCGCTCGGCTGTACCGAACCGATTGCTATAGCGTATGCGGGCGCTCATGCCCGTGCGTTGCTCGGTAAGATTCCCGACCGTGTGTGCATCAAAAGCAGCGGTAACATTATTAAAAATGTAAAGAGTGTTACCGTCCCTAATTCGGGCAATATGAAGGGAATTCCGGCGGCGGCGGCAATCGGCATTATCGGCGGTAATCCCGATAAGGGACTTGAGGTTCTTGCCGACATAACCGAAGCCGATATCGCTCGCACAAAGGAATTTTTGGAAAAAGTTCCTTGTAAAGTTTCCCTTTTGGATACGGTGGCTTCTCTGCATTTTATTGTAGAAGTTTTTGCCGGCGCCGACAGCGCATCGGTTGAGATTATCCATCAGCATACGAATATCGTGCACACAACCAAAAACGGAAAAGATGTGTTATCCGTTCCGTTTGATCCGGCTAGTGCAAATGCCGCGTTGACCGACCGGTTGGGCTTATCGGTAAAAAAGATCCTTGAGTTTGCCGATACGATAAACCTTGACCGCGTCCGCCCGATACTGGAACGCCAGATCGATTATAATACCCGCATCGCGCAGGAAGGATTGGAGCACCGCTACGGTATTAATGCGGGGGCGAATCTCCTAAAGGCTGCCGAGACTGAGCAGGCCGTTACCCTAAAAATCCGTGCGCAGGCCGCCGCCGCTGCGGGTTCCGATGCCCGCATGAGCGGCTGTACCTTGCCGGTTGTTACCAATTCGGGCAGCGGCAATCAGGGCTTGACGGCGTCGCTACCGGTTATCGTGTTTGCCGAAGAAAAAAAGCTCCCGCATGATAAGCTGTTGCGCGGTCTGTTGGTCAGCAACTTGATTGCGATTCACCAAAAAACGCGGATCGGCCGACTTTCCGCCTATTGCGGAGCTGTCAGCGCTGCATGCGGGAGCGGGGCTGCCGTTACGTATCTTTCAGGCGGAAGCTATGAACAGGTATGCGAGACCATCACTAACACCCTTGCAGTTGTGTCGGGAATTGTCTGTGACGGTGCCAAGCCCTCGTGTGCCTCGAAGATTGCCACATCGGTTGATGCAGCGCTGAATGCGCATTATCTTGCAATGCAGAACCGAGTGTTTGAACCCGGTGAAGGTATCGTAAAAGGCGACATAGAAAAGACCATCGCCGGTGTAGGCGCCGTTGCTGCCGACGGTATGAGGGAAACCGATAAGGTGATTTTGCGCATTATGGTGGACGACGATTAA
- a CDS encoding dicarboxylate/amino acid:cation symporter, translated as MEKQSGRKLGLLPQLALGILAGVLLGLFVPAPVMGIIATIKRLLGSLIFFAVPLVIFGFIAPAICDLKANAGKMLGVFLLISYLSAVGASLFSTVAGYILIPFLHIPAQAAELVEIPSTAFSLNIQPIMPVMTALVLAILAGISVIWTKAATVEKLLKEIQAMVLEIVNRVIVPILPFFIATTFAELAYSGSLTRQLPVFLKVIIIVLIGHFIWMTLLYLIGGAVSKQNPLEVVKHYGPAYATAVGTMSSAATLPVALRCAHKSSALPSDIVDFAIPLGATTHLCGSVLTETFFAMTISQMLYGAVPPIGTMVLFSFLFGVFAVGAPGVPGGTVMASLGIVISILGFDEIGTGLLIAIFALQDSFGTACNVTGDGALALILRGVFYKPDGTLKQA; from the coding sequence ATGGAAAAACAAAGCGGTAGAAAATTGGGACTGTTACCGCAGCTTGCGTTAGGGATTCTTGCCGGTGTGTTGCTCGGGTTGTTTGTACCCGCTCCGGTAATGGGGATTATTGCGACCATTAAAAGGTTGCTCGGTTCGCTGATCTTTTTTGCCGTTCCACTCGTTATCTTCGGTTTTATTGCTCCGGCTATTTGCGATTTAAAAGCAAATGCAGGCAAAATGCTCGGCGTCTTTTTGCTGATATCGTATTTGTCCGCAGTCGGAGCATCCCTGTTTTCGACTGTAGCAGGATATATTCTTATTCCGTTCCTGCATATTCCTGCACAGGCTGCCGAATTGGTGGAAATACCCTCTACGGCGTTCTCGCTGAACATACAGCCGATTATGCCGGTTATGACCGCACTGGTATTGGCTATCTTGGCCGGTATTTCGGTTATTTGGACAAAAGCTGCGACGGTTGAAAAACTCTTAAAAGAGATTCAGGCAATGGTGCTTGAAATCGTCAACCGCGTTATCGTACCGATACTGCCGTTCTTTATTGCGACAACCTTCGCCGAACTTGCATACAGCGGTAGCTTAACCCGCCAGCTTCCCGTATTCTTGAAAGTTATCATTATTGTACTCATCGGTCATTTTATCTGGATGACGCTGTTGTACCTCATCGGCGGTGCGGTTTCAAAGCAAAATCCGCTTGAAGTGGTAAAGCACTACGGCCCTGCGTATGCCACCGCAGTCGGTACGATGTCGAGCGCGGCGACCTTGCCGGTTGCCTTACGCTGTGCTCATAAATCCAGTGCTCTTCCGTCCGATATCGTTGACTTTGCTATCCCGCTGGGAGCAACAACCCATTTGTGCGGTTCCGTTCTTACCGAAACATTCTTTGCAATGACGATATCTCAGATGTTGTACGGGGCGGTTCCTCCAATCGGGACAATGGTCTTGTTCTCATTCCTGTTCGGTGTATTCGCTGTCGGAGCGCCCGGCGTACCCGGCGGAACGGTTATGGCTTCGCTCGGTATCGTTATCAGCATACTCGGTTTTGACGAAATCGGTACCGGCTTATTGATCGCCATCTTCGCCCTACAGGACAGCTTCGGTACAGCCTGCAATGTAACCGGAGACGGAGCGCTTGCGCTTATTCTGCGCGGTGTGTTCTATAAACCGGACGGAACGTTAAAACAGGCGTAA